DNA from Streptomyces rishiriensis:
TCCTCGACGGCAGCCTGTCCGGCGAGGGCTCCAAGAACGCGCTCAGCGCCCTGGGCGCCGCGCTCAACGTCAGCCCCGAGGCGTTCCTCGAGTACAAGACCGCGCTGTACTCGGCGAAGTACCACCCCGAGGAGACCGAGGACAAGTTCAAGGACGACTCCTACCTGATCAAGGTGGCGGACACCGTCTCGGCCCTGAAGGGCAACGCGAAGTTCCAGAGCGCCGTGAAGAACGGCACCTACGACCGGTGGGCGCTGGAGATGTCCAAGACGTTCGACAAGAGCGGCGTCTCGGGTACCCCGACCCTGAAGATGGACGGCAAGAAGCTCACCGACTCCGGCGGCCAGAACGCCCCCATGACGGTCGCCGACTTCAACACGGCACTCGCGGCAGCCCTCAAGGGCTGACCGGCCCCTGAGCCGACAATTCCAGGAAGAGCGGGCGAACTTTTGGGCGTTCGCCCGCTCTGCTGTCGTACCGGTCAGTAATCTGATCGGCCGTGACCAGTCGATACAGATCCTCCGAGAGCGCCGACGCCCCGTCAGAGCGCCTGAACTCGTTGTCGCCGCGCCGCCGTACGGCGCTCAAGGCCGTGGCGGCGACCGCCGTGCTGGCCGGCCCGCTCGCCGCCGCGCTGCCGGCCCGTGCCGCCGAGGCCCCCGTCTTCCTGCACGGCCTCGCCTCCGGCGACCCGCTGCCCGACGGCGTCCTGCTGTGGACCCGGGTGACGCCCACCGCCGAGGCGATACCCGGCTCCGGGCTCGGCCCGGACACCGACGTGAGCTGGGTCGTCGCCACGGACAAGGCGCTGACGAACGTGGTTGCCAAGGGCTCCACCACCGCCTCCGCCGCGACCGACCACACCGTCAAGGCCGACATCCGCGGTCTCGCGCCCGCCACCGACTACTGGTTCCGCTTCTCGGCCGGCGGCACCGACTCCCCGGTGGCGCGTACCCGCACCGCGCCGGCGGCGGACGCGGCCGTCACCGG
Protein-coding regions in this window:
- a CDS encoding DsbA family protein, with product MSKRNSAAAKTAARERLRIEREREAKRAKAKRQIIVALSVVGVLAAAGGIGYAVVQANKPAYWDEAKNAKLVKPANTSGKNGTTVVMGKASAKKTLVMYEDPRCPVCAQFEQTVGATVKSDFDAGKFKIQYVGATFLDGSLSGEGSKNALSALGAALNVSPEAFLEYKTALYSAKYHPEETEDKFKDDSYLIKVADTVSALKGNAKFQSAVKNGTYDRWALEMSKTFDKSGVSGTPTLKMDGKKLTDSGGQNAPMTVADFNTALAAALKG